The DNA region TTTAATGGATCAGAATACATGAGTAAGCTGTGTGTATCATGGCATAGGGTGAAATGTGTCAATTGCTGGTAGGTAGTAGCCTTGTTTGATCATTTTTACCATGAGTAAAAAGCAGCCACGTGGTCCCCCCTTGGTCTAATTCCTCCACGTAATTTTATTAGGCAGAAATACTAACACTGGTTGCAACGAAGATAATAATTCTGATATGAAGTTAAAGCCGTTAGTCTTAATTTTgatagtgtaggatttaactcatggAGCTACAGAAAAATATAGGGAAGGTGAattattatcctaaaaattattagggactctatgatataatttaaaatcactttGAGTAAGGTTAAGTGATCAAGTGTAGTAGTGTTAAACAATTGTTTTTCATTTAGATACATATAGATATATATACGTTAGTGTATATATGTTAATGTCGTGAacgtttctttttctttctttctttttactttgttttctttctttttttttcttatttattaaaaaaatactaataataTTTATGATACTTCATTTATATAAACACACAAGGAACACATCACAGATAAGCTTAATAGCGTTTATCGCCTTTAAACTGATACATAACTAGTTACTTAAATGCTTAATCTACCTGGGTCTTGCATTACTACCCCCTAAAAaaaagtttcgccctcgaaacttatggGTCCGTGAACAGTTCaggatactgttccttcatcttttcctccaattcccatgtagtatcgCCCGTGTTCTGATTCCAGATAACTTTCACTAGCATGATCTGCTTGCCTTGTAGTTGCTTCACCCTTCTGTCCTCTATTATGACCGGTGGTACCTCAAAAGACAAGTTATCTTTTAACTGAATGTCGTCAAGTTCAATGACATGTGACGGATCTAGGATGTATTTTCTTAGTTGTGAGACATGGAacacatcgtgaatgttggaaaggAATGCTGATAGTGCTATCTGATATGCTACCGGTCCTATTCGTCGAGTAATCTGATACGGACCAATGAACTTAGGCGTAAGCTTTCTAGATTTAATGGCCCTGCCGACTCCTGTAGTTGGCGTGACtcgaagaaacacatggtcgcccGCTTCAAACTCTAGAGTTCGGCGTCTCCGATCAGCGTAGCTCTTCTgcctactctgagaagtcctcatttTGTCTCTTATTTGTTTGACTTTTTCAGTTGTTTGTAGTAGAAGATCGGGTCCCACTAGTAAAttttccccatcttgataccaacagtGTTCAACACTTTCTTCCATACAAAGCCTCGTAAGGTGTCATCCCTATACTAGCATGAAAGCTGTTGTTATACGTGAATTCAATCAAAGGTAGTAGATCATCCCAACTCCCTTGATTGTCTAAAACACATGCTCGTAGAAGGTCCTCTAGGGACTGAATGGTTCTCTCTGTCTGACCATCAGTTTGCGGGTGATACGCAGAACTCAACCTCAGCTTTGTTCCTAAAGCCTCGTgtagagctccccaaaagtgtgaagtaaactttggatccctgTCGGATACAATGCTCGTCGGTACTCCGTGTAATCGCACTATTTCTGCCACGTAAATCTCTGCGAGCTTCTCGACATTGTAAGTAGtccttgttgtaccacaataagtttaagctcatgatattcctccatcgaatatgatgcaagttcgtagagctcaacttaatGTCGGTGttaaggataagggttatgggtttagagtttaggttttagagttagacaaaagtataaagaggcaaacaagcttttgagagaacataaatttaaaatcgtgttgttaatctattgtatgtgatatgagtttgtagagctcaactaaaacttacaacaaatagagaattgtaacgaaataagtagagtaggaacaaaggagaaataggccaaaatattacttttgagtgcagaaattcgtccctaatgaccaaaagtgtcttgttgtacgacAAAAagattaagctcatgatattccacgAACGAATGTTACGCAAGTTCGCATagttcaactaaatgtcggtgtttagggttaagggtttagggtttagggtttagggtttaggttttagagttggacaaaagtataaagaggcaaacaagcttttgagaggacataaatttaaaatcgtgttgttaatctattgtatgtgatatgagttcgtagagctcaactaaaacttactacaaatggagaattgtaacgaaataagtagagtaggaacaaaggagaaagaggccaaaatattgattttgagtggagaaactcgttcctaatgaccaaaagtgtcttgttgtaccacaataagtttaagctcatgatattcctccatcgaatgtgatgcaagttcgtagagctcaactaaatgtcggggtttaaggataagggtttaggtttatagttggacaaaagtataaagaggcaaacaagcttttgagaggacataaatttaaaatcgtgttgttaatctattgtatgtgatatgagttcgtagagctcaactaaaacttactacagttggagatttgtaacgaaataagtagagtaggaacaaaggagaaagaggccaaaatattacttttgagtggagaaaatcgtccctaatgactaaaagtgtcttgttgtaccacaataagtttaagctcatcatattcctccatcgaatgtgatgcaagttcgtagagctcaacttaatGTCGGTGTTAAGTATAAGGGttatgggtttagggtttaggttttagagttagacaaaagtataaagaggcaaacaagcttttgagaggacataaatttaaaatcgtgttgttaatctattgtatgtgatatgagtttgtagagctcaactaaaacttacaacaaatagagaattgtaacgaaataagtagagtaggaacaaaggagaaatagaccaaaatattacttttgagtgcagaaattcgtccctaatgaccaaaagtgtcttgttgtacgacaataagattaagctcatgatattccacgAACGAATGTTATGCAAGTTCGCATagttcaactaaatgtcggtgtttagggttaagggtttagggtttagggtttaggttttagagttggacaaaagtataaagaggcaaacaagcttttgagaggacataaatttaaaatcgtgttgttaatctattgtatgtgatatgagttcgtagagctcaactaaaacttactacaaatggagaattgtaacgaaataagtagagtaggaacaaaggagaaagaggccaaaatattgattttgagtggagaaattcgtccctaatgaccaaaagtgtcttgttgtaccacaataagtttaagctcatgatattcctccatcgaatgtgatgcaagttcgtagagctaaactaaatgtcggggtttaaggataagggtttaggttttagagttggacaaaagtataaagaggcaaacaagcttttgagaggacataaatttaaaatcgtgttgttaatctattgtatgtgatatgagttcgtagagctcaactaaaacttactacaaatggagaattgtaacgaaataagtagagtaggaacaaaggagaaagaggccaaaatattgattttgagtggagaattcgtccctaatgaccaaaagtgtcttgttgtaccacaataagtttaagctcatgatattcctccatcgaatgtgatgcaagttcgtagagctcaacttaatGTCGGTGttaaggataagggttatgggtttagggtttaggttttagagttagacaaaagtataaagaggcaaacaagcttttgagaggacataaatttaaaatcgtgttgttaatctattgtatgtgatatgagtttgtagagctcaactaaaacttacaacaaatagagaattgtaacgaaataagtagagtaggaacaatgGAGAAATAGGCCAAAATATTACTTTTGAGTgcagaaattcgtccctaatgaccaaaagtgtcttgttgtacgacaataagattaagctcatgatattccacgAACGAATGTTATGCAAGTTCGCATagttcaactaaatgtcggtgtttagggttaagggtttagggtttagggtttagggtttaggttttagagttggacaaaagtataaagaggcaaacaagcttttgagaggacataaatttaaaatcgtgttgttaatctattgtatgtgatatgagttcgtagagctcaactaaaacttactacaaatggagaattgtaacgaaataagtagagtaggaacaaaggagaaagaggccaaaatattgattttgagtggagaaattcgtccctaatgaccaaaagtgtcttgttgtaccacaataagtttaagctcatgatattcctccatcgaatgtgatgcaagttcgtagagctcaactaaatgtcggggtttaaggataagggtttaggttttagagttggacaaaagtataaagaggcaaacaagcttttgagaggacataaatttaaaatcgtgttgttaatctattgtatgtgatatgagttcgtagagctcaactaaaacttactacaaatggagaattgtaacgaaataagtagagtaggaacaaaggagaaagaggccaaaatattgattttgagtggagaaattcgtccctaatgaccaaaagtgtcttgttgtaccacaataagtttaagctcatgatattcctccatcgaatgtgatgcaagttcgtagagctcaacttaatGTCGGTGttaaggataagggttatgggtttagggtttaggttttagagttagacaaaagtataaagaggcaaacaagcttttgagagaacataaatttaaaatcgtgttgttaatctattgtatgtgatatgagtttgtagagctcaactaaaacttacaacaaatagagaattgtaacgaaataagtagagtaggaacaaaggagaaataggccaaaatattacttttgagtgcagaaattcgtccctaatgaccaaaagtgtcttgttgtacgacaataagattaagctcatgatattccacgAACGAATGTTATGCAAGTTCGCATagttcaactaaatgtcggtgtttagggttaagggtttagggtttagggtttaggttttagagttggacaaaagtataaagaggcaaacaagcttttgagaggacataaatttaaaatcgtgttgttaatctattgtatgtgatatgagttcgtagagctcaactaaaacttactacaaatggagaattgtaacgaaataagtagagtaggaacaaaggagaaagaggccaaaatattgattttgagtggagaaattcgtccctaatgaccaaaagtgtcttgttgtaccacaataagtttaagctcatgatattcctccatcgaatgtgatgcaagttcgtagagctaaactaaatgtcggggtttaaggataagggtttaggttttagagttggacaaaagtataaagaggcaaacaagcttttgagaggacataaatttaaaatcgtgttgttaatctattgtatgtgatatgagttcgtagagctcaactaaaacttactacaaatggagaattgtaacgaaataagtagagtaggaacaaaggagaaagaggccaaaatattgattttgagtggagaattcgtccctaatgaccaaaagtgtcttgttgtaccacaataagtttaagctcatgatattcctccatcgaatgtgatgcaagttcgtagagctcaacttaatGTCGGTGttaaggataagggttatgggtttagggtttaggttttagagttagacaaaagtataaagaggcaaacaagcttttgagaggacataaatttaaaatcgtgttgttaatctattgtatgtgatatgagtttgtagagctcaactaaaacttacaacaaatagagaattgtaacgaaataagtagagtaggaacaatgGAGAAATAGGCCAAAATATTACTTTTGAGTgcagaaattcgtccctaatgaccaaaagtgtcttgttgtacgacaataagattaagctcatgatattccacgAACGAATGTTATGCAAGTTCGCATAGTTCAACTAAATGTCtgtgtttagggttaagggtttagggtttagggtttagggtttaggttttagagttggacaaaagtataaagaggcaaacaagcttttgagaggacataaatttaaaatcgtgtttttaatctattgtatgtgatatgagttcgtagagctcaactaaaacttactacaaatggagaattgtaacgaaataagtagagtaggaacaaaggagaaagaggccaaaatattgattttgagtggagaaattcgtccctaatgaccaaaagtgtcttgttgtaccacaataagtttaagctcatgatattcctccatcgaatgtgatgcaagttcgtagagctcaactaaatgtcggggtttaaggataagggtttaggttttagagttggacaaaagtataaagaggcaaacaagcttttgagaggacataaatttaaaatcgtgttgttaatctattgtatgtgatatgagttcgtagagctcaactaaaacttactacaaatggagaattgtaacgaaataagtagagtaggaacaaaggagaaagaggccaaaatattgattttgagtggagaaattcgtccctaatgaccaaaagtgtcttgttgtaccacaataagtttaagctcatgatattcctccatcgaatgtgatgcaagttcgtagagctcaacttaatGTCGGTGttaaggataagggttatgggtttagggtttaggttttagagttagacaaaagtataaagaggcaaacaagcttttgagagaacataaatttaaaatcgtgttgttaatctattgtatgtgatatgagtttgtagagctcaactaaaacttacaacaaatagagaattgtaacgaaataagtagagtaggaacaaaggagaaataggccaaaatattacttttgagtgcagaaattcgtccctaatgaccaaaagtgtcttgttgtacgacaataagattaagctcatgatattccacgAACGAATGTTATGCAAGTTCGCATagttcaactaaatgtcggtgtttagggttaagggtttagggtttagggtttaggttttagagttggacaaaagtataaagaggcaaacaagcttttgagaggacataaatttaaaatcgtgttgttaatctattgtatgtgatatgagttcgtagagctcaactaaaacttactacaaatggagaattgtaacgaaataagtagagtaggaacaaaggagaaagaggccaaaatattgattttgagtggagaaattcgtccctaatgaccaaaagtgtcttgttgtaccacaataagtttaaggtCATGATATTCCTGCATCGaatatgatgcaagttcgtagagctcaacttaatGTCGGTGttaaggataagggttatgggtttagagtttaggttttagagttagacaaaagtataaagaggcaaacaagcttttgagagaacataaatttaaaatcgtgttgttaatctattgtatgtgatatgagtttgtagagctcaactaaaacttacaacaaatagagaattgtaacgaaataagtagagtaggaacaaaggagaaataggccaaaatattacttttgagtgcagaaattcgtccctaatgaccaaaagtgtcttgttgtacgacAAAAagattaagctcatgatattccacgAACGAATGTTACGCAAGTTCGCATagttcaactaaatgtcggtgtttagggttaagggtttagggtttagggtttagggtttaggttttagagttggacaaaagtataaagaggcaaacaa from Lotus japonicus ecotype B-129 chromosome 2, LjGifu_v1.2 includes:
- the LOC130736437 gene encoding uncharacterized protein LOC130736437; the protein is MRTSQSRQKSYADRRRRTLEFEAGDHVFLRVTPTTGVGRAIKSRKLTPKFIGPYQITRRIGPVAYQIALSAFLSNIHDVFHVSQLRKYILDPSHVIELDDIQLKDNLSFEVPPVIIEDRRVKQLQGKQIMLVKVIWNQNTGDTTWELEEKMKEQYPELFTDP